From one Novosphingobium sp. genomic stretch:
- the rplF gene encoding 50S ribosomal protein L6, translating to MSRIGKKPVAIPAGVTATINDGVLTVKGAKGTLTLGLADEITYAVEDGAISVQPANDTKRARAFWGLQRTLVANLVTGVTEGYSKTLLITGVGYRATAQGKTLKLQLGYSHDVNFPVPEGIEIKTPDNTTVEISGIDKQKVGQVAAEIRRWRKPEPYKGKGIKYRGEFIFRKEGKKK from the coding sequence ATGAGCCGCATCGGCAAAAAGCCGGTCGCTATTCCGGCCGGCGTCACCGCCACCATCAATGATGGTGTGCTCACCGTGAAGGGTGCCAAGGGCACGCTCACGCTGGGTCTGGCTGACGAGATCACCTACGCTGTCGAGGACGGCGCGATTTCGGTGCAGCCCGCCAACGACACCAAGCGCGCTCGCGCGTTCTGGGGTCTGCAGCGCACTCTGGTCGCCAATCTGGTGACCGGCGTGACCGAAGGCTACAGCAAGACCTTGCTCATCACCGGCGTTGGCTATCGTGCCACCGCCCAGGGCAAGACTCTGAAGCTGCAGCTGGGCTACAGCCACGACGTCAACTTCCCTGTGCCCGAGGGCATCGAGATCAAGACCCCGGATAACACCACGGTCGAAATCTCGGGCATCGACAAGCAGAAGGTTGGCCAGGTGGCCGCGGAGATCCGTCGCTGGCGCAAGCCCGAACCCTACAAGGGCAAGGGTATCAAGTATCGCGGCGAGTTCATCTTCCGCAAGGAAGGGAAGAAGAAGTAA
- the rpsS gene encoding 30S ribosomal protein S19, whose product MARSVWKGPFVDLHLLKKAEAAQDAGNRGGPVKTWSRRSTILPQFVGLTFNVYNGHKFIPVSVNEDMVGHKLGEFAPTRSFPGHAADKKGKR is encoded by the coding sequence ATGGCTCGTTCCGTTTGGAAAGGTCCTTTCGTCGACCTGCACCTGCTGAAGAAGGCGGAAGCCGCGCAGGATGCTGGCAACCGCGGTGGCCCGGTGAAAACCTGGTCGCGCCGTTCGACGATCCTGCCGCAGTTCGTTGGTCTGACGTTCAACGTCTACAACGGGCACAAGTTCATCCCCGTGTCCGTCAACGAGGACATGGTCGGCCACAAGCTTGGTGAATTCGCGCCCACGCGCTCGTTCCCCGGCCATGCCGCTGACAAGAAGGGCAAGCGCTGA
- the rplP gene encoding 50S ribosomal protein L16 codes for MLQPKKTKFRKAFKGRIKGDAKGGTDLNFGSYGLKALEPERITARQIEAARRAITRHLRRQGRLWIRVFPDVPVSKKPAEVRQGKGKGSIEYWAARVKPGRILFEVDGVAGQLAAEAFSRAAMKLPIKTKVVARLGDTSHLGGEE; via the coding sequence ATGTTGCAACCGAAGAAAACCAAGTTCCGTAAGGCCTTCAAGGGCCGCATCAAGGGTGACGCCAAGGGTGGCACCGATCTGAACTTCGGTTCCTACGGCCTCAAGGCCCTGGAACCCGAGCGTATCACCGCTCGCCAGATCGAAGCCGCGCGTCGCGCCATCACCCGCCACCTGCGTCGTCAGGGCCGTCTGTGGATCCGCGTGTTCCCCGACGTGCCCGTGTCGAAGAAGCCTGCCGAAGTCCGTCAGGGCAAGGGCAAGGGTTCGATCGAATATTGGGCAGCTCGCGTGAAGCCGGGCCGCATCCTGTTCGAGGTCGACGGCGTTGCCGGCCAGCTCGCTGCGGAGGCTTTCAGCCGCGCCGCGATGAAGCTGCCGATCAAGACCAAGGTTGTTGCTCGTCTGGGCGACACCTCGCATCTGGGAGGTGAAGAATGA
- the rplD gene encoding 50S ribosomal protein L4, producing the protein MKVQIKNLDGSAAAAGEIELNDDVFGLEPRADILHRVVTWQLENRRGIARGARERSDVARTGKKFGNQKGGGTARHGDRKAPVFIGGGKAMGPRVREFNISLNKKIRALGLKLALSSKVDNGLIVVDSLELAEAKTKSLVATFAQAGIAGKVLVIDGEAVNAGFAQAAGNIVGVNVLPAVGANVYDILKHDTLVLTRAAVEKLEARFNG; encoded by the coding sequence ATGAAGGTCCAGATCAAGAATCTCGACGGTTCGGCTGCCGCTGCCGGCGAAATCGAACTCAACGATGACGTGTTCGGGCTTGAGCCCCGCGCCGACATCCTGCACCGCGTTGTCACCTGGCAGCTCGAGAACCGCCGCGGCATCGCCCGTGGCGCCCGCGAGCGTTCGGACGTTGCCCGTACCGGCAAGAAGTTCGGCAACCAGAAGGGTGGCGGCACCGCCCGTCACGGCGATCGCAAGGCTCCCGTCTTCATCGGCGGTGGTAAGGCGATGGGTCCGCGCGTTCGCGAGTTCAACATCTCGCTGAACAAGAAGATCCGCGCACTCGGCCTGAAGCTGGCCCTGTCGTCGAAGGTCGACAATGGCCTGATCGTGGTCGACAGCCTGGAACTGGCCGAGGCCAAGACCAAGTCGCTGGTCGCCACCTTCGCCCAGGCTGGCATTGCCGGCAAGGTGCTGGTGATCGACGGTGAAGCCGTCAACGCCGGTTTCGCCCAGGCTGCTGGCAACATCGTTGGCGTGAACGTGCTCCCCGCCGTGGGCGCGAACGTTTACGACATCCTGAAGCATGACACGCTGGTGCTGACCCGCGCCGCTGTCGAAAAGCTGGAGGCCCGTTTCAATGGCTAA
- the secY gene encoding preprotein translocase subunit SecY encodes MASRADNIASTLSLANFSKATELKNRIWFTVGALIVFRFLSFVPLPGINPLILDKLYSRTQGGILDIFNTFSGGSLQRMSLIALGVMPYITASIVVQLAASLHPALASLKKEGESGRKKMNQYTRYGAVLLTAIQGYFVANGLEAYGASSGLQAVVLPSMIFRVSAVISLIGGTMFLLWLGEQITSRGIGNGTSLIIMAGIVAQMPQFFTQLFEGGSSGSVSPIVIIGMLALVIGMILFISFMERATRRLLIQYPKRPTQNGMMHADRSHLPLKINTAGVIPPIFASSLLLLPLTITQFAGKSVSPDSKLGGVIVALNQYLGHGKPLYMLLYALGIVFFCFFYTAVVFNPEETADNLKRNGGFIPGIRPGKNTATYLDYVLTRITVLGAAYITIVCIVPEFFMEQTGLRLVVAGGTSLLIVVNVTVDTITQIQSHLLAHQYGDLIKKAKLKGRMR; translated from the coding sequence ATGGCTTCACGCGCCGACAATATCGCGAGCACGCTCAGTCTCGCCAATTTTTCCAAGGCGACCGAACTGAAGAACCGCATCTGGTTCACGGTTGGCGCTTTGATCGTTTTCCGCTTCCTCAGCTTCGTGCCGCTGCCGGGCATCAATCCGTTGATCCTCGACAAGCTCTATTCGCGCACGCAGGGCGGCATCCTCGACATTTTCAACACCTTCTCGGGTGGCTCGCTGCAGCGCATGAGCCTGATCGCTCTGGGCGTGATGCCTTACATCACCGCCTCGATCGTGGTTCAGCTTGCCGCCTCGCTGCATCCCGCGCTGGCCTCCCTGAAGAAGGAAGGCGAGAGCGGTCGCAAGAAGATGAACCAGTACACCCGCTATGGCGCGGTGCTGCTGACCGCCATCCAGGGCTATTTCGTCGCCAACGGCCTCGAAGCCTATGGCGCGTCGAGCGGCCTGCAGGCGGTGGTGCTGCCCAGCATGATCTTCCGCGTCTCGGCTGTCATCAGCCTGATCGGCGGCACGATGTTCCTGCTGTGGCTGGGTGAGCAGATCACCTCGCGCGGGATCGGCAACGGCACGTCGCTGATCATCATGGCCGGCATCGTCGCCCAGATGCCGCAGTTCTTCACGCAGCTCTTCGAGGGCGGCAGCTCGGGCTCGGTCAGCCCGATCGTCATCATCGGCATGCTGGCGCTGGTCATCGGCATGATCCTGTTCATCAGCTTTATGGAGCGCGCCACGCGCCGCCTGCTGATCCAGTATCCCAAAAGGCCAACGCAGAACGGCATGATGCATGCCGACCGCAGCCATCTGCCGCTGAAGATCAACACCGCGGGCGTGATCCCGCCGATCTTCGCCAGCTCGCTGCTGCTGCTGCCGCTGACCATCACGCAGTTCGCCGGCAAGTCGGTTTCGCCCGACAGCAAGCTGGGCGGCGTGATCGTCGCGCTCAACCAGTATCTGGGTCATGGCAAGCCGCTTTATATGCTGCTCTATGCCCTGGGCATCGTGTTCTTCTGCTTCTTCTACACCGCGGTTGTCTTCAACCCGGAGGAGACGGCGGACAATCTGAAGCGCAACGGCGGCTTCATCCCCGGCATCCGTCCGGGCAAGAACACGGCGACCTACCTTGATTACGTGCTGACGCGAATCACGGTTTTGGGCGCTGCCTATATTACTATAGTCTGCATTGTGCCTGAGTTCTTCATGGAACAGACTGGCCTGCGTCTGGTGGTGGCCGGTGGCACCAGCCTGCTGATCGTGGTGAACGTGACCGTCGATACGATCACGCAGATCCAGTCGCATCTGCTGGCGCATCAGTACGGCGATCTCATCAAGAAGGCGAAGCTGAAGGGTCGCATGCGCTAA
- the rpsH gene encoding 30S ribosomal protein S8, producing the protein MALTDPLGDMLTRIRNGQQAKKDSVLSPASKLRARVLEVLQREGYIRGFSEDATGAHPQLRIELKYFEGEAAIKHVARVSKPGRRVYSGSKELPVVRNGLGITIVSTPRGVLSDAEARAANVGGEVLAEVF; encoded by the coding sequence ATGGCTTTGACCGATCCCCTGGGTGATATGCTCACCCGCATCCGCAACGGGCAGCAGGCGAAGAAGGATTCCGTCCTTTCGCCCGCTTCCAAGCTGCGCGCCCGCGTTCTGGAAGTTCTCCAGCGCGAGGGCTACATCCGCGGTTTCTCGGAGGACGCCACCGGCGCCCATCCGCAGCTGCGCATCGAGCTGAAGTACTTCGAAGGCGAAGCCGCCATCAAGCACGTCGCTCGCGTCTCCAAGCCCGGTCGCCGGGTGTACTCGGGTAGCAAGGAGCTTCCCGTGGTGCGCAACGGCCTTGGCATCACCATCGTCTCGACGCCGCGTGGCGTGCTTTCGGATGCCGAAGCGCGCGCTGCCAACGTCGGTGGCGAAGTGCTGGCGGAGGTGTTCTAA
- the rpsN gene encoding 30S ribosomal protein S14, with product MAKLSSINKNERRKQLVKKYAAKYAKLKAVAADQSADDTERLIARLKLAEIPRNANPTRVRNRCATTGRPRGYYRKFGLCRVELRDLANKGLIPGVTKSSW from the coding sequence ATGGCGAAACTGAGTTCGATCAACAAGAACGAGCGTCGCAAGCAGCTCGTTAAGAAGTATGCCGCGAAGTATGCCAAGCTGAAGGCTGTGGCGGCTGACCAGTCGGCTGATGATACCGAGCGTCTCATCGCCCGTCTGAAGCTGGCGGAAATCCCGCGCAACGCGAATCCTACGCGCGTTCGCAACCGCTGCGCCACCACCGGCCGCCCGCGCGGCTATTATCGCAAGTTCGGCCTGTGCCGTGTTGAGCTGCGTGATCTGGCCAACAAGGGCCTGATCCCCGGCGTGACCAAGTCGAGCTGGTAA
- the rplE gene encoding 50S ribosomal protein L5, with amino-acid sequence MADKYTPRLKTKFDAEIAKAMTEKFGYKNALEVPKIDKITLNMGVGEGTQDRKKVTTAAAEMELIAGQKPVVTRAKKSVAQFKLREGMAIGCKVTLRRERMYEFLDRLITVAMPRIRDFRGLNPKSFDGRGNYAMGLKEQIIFPEISYDQIDKVRGMDIIVTTTAKTDEEARELLRLFGFPFPQEEEAQQAA; translated from the coding sequence ATGGCTGATAAGTACACGCCGCGTCTGAAGACCAAGTTCGACGCCGAGATCGCCAAGGCGATGACCGAGAAGTTCGGTTACAAGAACGCTCTGGAAGTCCCCAAGATCGACAAGATCACGCTCAATATGGGCGTGGGCGAGGGCACTCAGGACCGTAAGAAGGTCACGACTGCCGCTGCCGAAATGGAGCTGATTGCCGGTCAGAAGCCGGTCGTCACCCGCGCCAAGAAGTCCGTCGCCCAGTTCAAGCTGCGCGAAGGCATGGCGATCGGTTGCAAGGTCACGCTGCGCCGTGAGCGCATGTATGAGTTCCTCGACCGTCTGATCACGGTCGCGATGCCCCGCATCCGCGACTTCCGTGGCCTGAACCCGAAGAGCTTCGATGGCCGTGGCAACTATGCCATGGGTCTGAAGGAGCAGATCATCTTCCCGGAAATCAGCTACGATCAGATCGACAAGGTGCGTGGTATGGACATCATCGTCACCACCACCGCGAAGACCGACGAAGAAGCTCGTGAGCTGCTGCGTCTTTTCGGCTTCCCCTTCCCTCAGGAAGAAGAAGCCCAGCAGGCCGCGTAA
- the rplV gene encoding 50S ribosomal protein L22 has product MSKPKAPRRVGDNEALSVGTQIRGSAQKLNLVAALIRNRKAEDALNVLTFSKKAMAVEAKKVLASAIANAENNHNLDVDNLVVVEASVGKSITMKRFHTRGRGKSTRILKPFSRLRIVVREVQQEA; this is encoded by the coding sequence ATGAGCAAGCCTAAAGCTCCCCGTCGCGTTGGCGACAACGAAGCCCTGTCGGTCGGCACGCAGATCCGCGGCTCGGCCCAGAAGCTGAACCTGGTGGCGGCGCTGATCCGCAACCGCAAGGCGGAAGACGCGCTCAACGTCCTGACCTTCTCGAAGAAGGCCATGGCTGTTGAAGCGAAGAAGGTGCTGGCTTCGGCCATCGCCAACGCCGAGAACAACCACAACCTGGACGTCGACAACCTCGTCGTCGTCGAGGCGTCGGTCGGCAAGTCGATCACGATGAAGCGCTTTCATACCCGCGGCCGTGGCAAGTCCACCCGCATCCTGAAGCCCTTCAGCCGTCTGCGCATCGTGGTGCGCGAAGTTCAGCAGGAGGCTTGA
- the rpsE gene encoding 30S ribosomal protein S5, with the protein MADETNQEVETVAAAAPEGGEREGRRGRGRGGERGGERGERRGRRDDRRGKPEEEQGEELIEKLVHINRVSKTVKGGKRFGFAALVVVGDGKGRVGFGHGKAREVPEAITKATASAKKKMIRVALKEGRTLHHDGKGHFGAGKVNLRSAPAGTGIIAGGPMRAVFESLGVHDVVTKSVGTSNPYNMIRATFAALGEQTSPKSVAQRRGKKVTDLLSRDGHHHSEAQLEAAAAAITE; encoded by the coding sequence ATGGCTGACGAAACCAACCAGGAAGTCGAAACCGTCGCAGCTGCCGCCCCCGAGGGTGGTGAGCGCGAAGGTCGTCGTGGTCGCGGTCGCGGCGGTGAGCGTGGTGGCGAGCGTGGCGAACGCCGCGGTCGTCGCGACGATCGTCGTGGCAAGCCCGAGGAAGAGCAGGGCGAAGAGCTGATCGAGAAGCTGGTTCACATCAACCGCGTCTCGAAGACCGTCAAGGGCGGTAAGCGCTTCGGTTTTGCTGCTCTGGTCGTCGTGGGCGACGGCAAGGGCCGCGTGGGCTTCGGTCATGGCAAGGCGCGCGAAGTGCCTGAAGCCATCACCAAGGCCACCGCTTCGGCCAAGAAGAAGATGATCCGCGTCGCTCTGAAGGAGGGTCGTACCCTTCATCACGACGGCAAGGGCCACTTCGGCGCCGGCAAGGTGAACCTGCGTTCGGCTCCGGCCGGTACCGGGATCATCGCGGGCGGCCCGATGCGCGCTGTCTTCGAGAGCCTGGGCGTTCATGACGTGGTGACCAAGTCGGTCGGCACCTCGAACCCCTACAACATGATCCGCGCCACCTTCGCGGCTCTGGGTGAGCAGACCTCGCCCAAGTCGGTGGCGCAGCGTCGCGGCAAGAAGGTCACCGACCTGCTGTCGCGCGATGGTCATCACCACAGCGAGGCGCAGCTTGAAGCTGCTGCCGCTGCGATTACGGAGTAA
- the rpmC gene encoding 50S ribosomal protein L29, which yields MTKATDLRAKSDDQLTEDLGNLKREAFNLRFQAATNQLERPARIKEVRRDIARIKTLQSERSAAAKA from the coding sequence ATGACCAAGGCTACTGATCTGCGCGCCAAGAGCGACGACCAGCTCACCGAGGATCTGGGCAACCTGAAGCGCGAGGCCTTCAACCTGCGCTTCCAGGCCGCCACGAACCAGCTGGAGCGTCCGGCCCGCATCAAGGAAGTGCGCCGCGATATCGCCCGCATCAAGACGCTCCAGAGTGAGCGTTCGGCTGCGGCGAAGGCGTAA
- the rplX gene encoding 50S ribosomal protein L24: MSAAKIKKGDNVVVRSGKDKGRTGTVLQVLPKEDKIVVAGVNIAARHRKPSQANPQGGIDRREAPMAISKVGLADPKTGAATRVRFEVKDGKKVRVAVKSGETIDG, translated from the coding sequence ATGTCCGCTGCTAAGATCAAGAAGGGCGACAACGTTGTTGTGCGCTCGGGCAAGGACAAGGGCCGCACCGGCACCGTCCTGCAGGTTCTCCCCAAGGAGGACAAGATCGTGGTTGCCGGCGTGAACATCGCCGCGCGTCACCGCAAGCCCAGCCAGGCGAACCCTCAGGGCGGCATCGACCGTCGTGAAGCTCCCATGGCGATCAGCAAGGTCGGCCTGGCCGATCCGAAGACCGGCGCCGCCACCCGCGTGCGCTTCGAGGTCAAGGACGGCAAGAAGGTCCGCGTTGCGGTCAAGTCCGGGGAGACGATCGATGGCTGA
- the rplO gene encoding 50S ribosomal protein L15: MVKLNELFDNYGARHRRMRVGRGIGSGKGKTAGRGQKGAKARSGVSINGFEGGQMPLHMRLPKRGFNNPFGKDYAEVNLGMIQKFIEAGKLDISGVVDHAALKAAGLARGGKDGVRLLAKGEFSSKVSFKVTGVSKGARAAVEAAGGSIELPAPKAAAE; the protein is encoded by the coding sequence ATGGTTAAACTGAACGAACTCTTCGACAACTACGGCGCCCGTCACCGTCGCATGCGCGTTGGCCGCGGCATCGGCTCGGGCAAGGGCAAGACTGCCGGTCGTGGTCAGAAGGGTGCCAAGGCGCGTTCGGGCGTCTCGATCAACGGCTTCGAAGGCGGCCAGATGCCGCTCCACATGCGTCTGCCGAAGCGCGGCTTCAACAACCCCTTCGGCAAGGACTATGCCGAGGTGAATCTGGGCATGATCCAGAAGTTCATCGAAGCCGGCAAGCTGGACATCTCGGGCGTTGTCGATCACGCCGCTCTGAAGGCCGCTGGCCTGGCCCGTGGCGGCAAGGATGGCGTGCGTCTGCTGGCCAAGGGTGAGTTCTCCTCGAAGGTGTCCTTCAAGGTGACCGGCGTGTCGAAGGGCGCCCGCGCTGCTGTCGAGGCCGCTGGTGGTTCGATCGAACTGCCCGCCCCCAAGGCTGCTGCGGAATAA
- the rplR gene encoding 50S ribosomal protein L18, whose amino-acid sequence MAKLSLFARRRRRVRTALKARAGGRPRLSVHRTGRHIYAQIIDDASGRTVASASSLKKGSKEIGANVASATVVGKELAEAAKAAGVTAVVFDRGGFLFHGRVKALADAAREGGLEF is encoded by the coding sequence ATGGCCAAGCTGTCACTTTTTGCGCGCCGTCGTCGGCGCGTTCGCACCGCGCTCAAGGCGCGTGCCGGTGGGCGTCCTCGCCTGTCCGTGCATCGCACCGGCCGCCACATCTACGCCCAGATCATCGACGATGCTTCGGGTCGCACGGTCGCTTCGGCCTCTTCGCTCAAGAAGGGTTCCAAGGAGATCGGCGCGAACGTTGCTTCGGCCACGGTCGTGGGCAAGGAGCTGGCCGAGGCTGCCAAGGCTGCCGGCGTTACGGCTGTCGTGTTCGATCGCGGCGGTTTCCTGTTCCATGGCCGCGTCAAGGCGCTGGCCGATGCCGCCCGTGAAGGCGGGCTGGAGTTCTGA
- the rplN gene encoding 50S ribosomal protein L14, which produces MIQMQSQLDVADNSGAKRVQCIKVLGGSKRRVAGVGDIIVVSIKEAQPRAKVKKGDVHRAVIVRTRKDVRRPDGSVIRFDGNAAVLINKNAEPIGTRIFGPVVRELRAKGYMKIISLAPEVL; this is translated from the coding sequence ATGATCCAGATGCAATCCCAGCTTGACGTTGCTGACAACAGCGGCGCCAAGCGTGTCCAGTGCATTAAGGTGCTGGGCGGATCGAAGCGTCGCGTTGCGGGCGTTGGCGACATCATCGTGGTGTCGATCAAGGAAGCCCAACCGCGCGCCAAGGTCAAGAAGGGCGACGTTCACCGTGCGGTGATCGTGCGCACCCGTAAGGACGTCCGTCGTCCCGACGGTTCGGTTATCCGTTTCGACGGTAACGCAGCTGTGCTGATCAACAAGAACGCGGAGCCCATCGGCACGCGTATCTTTGGCCCCGTCGTGCGCGAACTGCGCGCCAAGGGCTACATGAAGATCATCTCGCTGGCTCCGGAGGTGCTGTAA
- the rpmD gene encoding 50S ribosomal protein L30, protein MATIKLKQIGSPIRRPEHQRKMLIGLGLNKMNRVVELQDTAEVRGTIAKLPHLVAVVD, encoded by the coding sequence ATGGCAACCATCAAGCTCAAGCAGATCGGTTCGCCGATCCGCCGTCCCGAGCATCAGCGCAAGATGCTGATCGGTCTGGGCCTCAACAAGATGAATCGCGTCGTCGAGCTTCAGGATACCGCTGAAGTGCGCGGCACGATCGCCAAGCTGCCGCATCTGGTGGCCGTGGTCGACTGA
- the rpsC gene encoding 30S ribosomal protein S3, producing the protein MGHKSNPIGLRLQINRTWDSRWYAEGRSYGKLLEEDLKIRKFIMKTLPQAAISKVVIERPAKLCRVSIYAARPGVIIGKKGADIEKLRSQLAKMTGSDVKLNIVEIRKPEVDSKLVAQGIADQLIRRIAFRRAMKRAVQSALRLGAEGIKITCSGRLGGAEIARVEWYREGRVPLHTLRADIDYADAEALTAYGIIGIKVWIFKGEILGHDPMAQDRLNMEAQTSGVRPSR; encoded by the coding sequence ATGGGTCATAAGTCCAACCCCATCGGTCTGCGTCTGCAGATCAACCGCACCTGGGACAGCCGCTGGTATGCGGAAGGTCGCAGCTACGGCAAGCTTCTTGAGGAAGACCTCAAGATCCGCAAGTTCATCATGAAGACGCTGCCGCAGGCCGCGATCTCCAAGGTGGTGATCGAGCGTCCTGCCAAGCTGTGCCGCGTGTCGATCTATGCCGCCCGTCCGGGCGTCATCATCGGCAAGAAGGGCGCCGACATCGAGAAGCTGCGTTCGCAGCTCGCCAAGATGACCGGCAGCGACGTCAAGCTGAACATCGTCGAAATCCGCAAGCCGGAAGTCGACTCGAAGCTCGTCGCTCAGGGTATCGCGGATCAGCTGATCCGTCGTATCGCCTTCCGTCGCGCCATGAAGCGTGCGGTGCAGTCGGCTCTGCGTCTTGGTGCCGAAGGCATCAAGATCACCTGCTCGGGTCGTCTGGGCGGCGCCGAAATCGCGCGTGTGGAGTGGTATCGCGAAGGTCGCGTGCCGCTGCACACCCTGCGTGCCGACATCGACTATGCCGACGCCGAGGCGCTGACCGCCTATGGCATCATCGGTATCAAGGTCTGGATCTTCAAGGGTGAAATCCTTGGTCACGACCCGATGGCGCAGGATCGTCTCAACATGGAGGCTCAGACCTCCGGCGTGCGTCCGTCGCGCTGA
- the rplB gene encoding 50S ribosomal protein L2, with the protein MALKSYNPTSPARRGLVLVDKSSLWKGKPVKALTEGKSKTGGRNNKGHVTSRGIAGGHKQKYRFIDFKRRRWDAPATVERLEYDPNRTAFIALVKYEDGEQTYILAPQRLAVGDVIVAGEKTDVKPGNAMLLSQIPVGTIIHNVEMKPGKGGQIARSAGTYVQVVGRDRGMVIVRLNSGEQRYLRGDCMGTVGAVSNPDNANQNLAKAGRNRWLGKRPLTRGVAKNPVDHPHGGGEGRTSGGRHPVTPWGKPTKGARTRHNKRTDNMIIRSRHAKKKR; encoded by the coding sequence ATGGCACTGAAGAGCTATAACCCGACCAGCCCGGCCCGTCGTGGCCTCGTTCTGGTCGACAAGTCGTCCTTGTGGAAGGGCAAGCCGGTCAAGGCGCTTACCGAAGGTAAGAGCAAGACCGGTGGCCGCAACAACAAGGGCCATGTGACCTCGCGCGGTATCGCCGGCGGTCACAAGCAGAAGTATCGTTTCATCGACTTCAAGCGTCGTCGCTGGGATGCCCCCGCGACCGTGGAGCGTCTGGAATACGATCCCAACCGCACGGCCTTCATCGCTCTGGTGAAGTACGAGGACGGCGAGCAGACCTACATCCTGGCGCCTCAGCGTCTGGCCGTGGGCGATGTCATCGTCGCTGGCGAGAAGACCGACGTGAAGCCTGGCAATGCCATGCTCCTGTCGCAGATCCCGGTCGGCACCATCATCCACAACGTGGAGATGAAGCCGGGCAAGGGTGGTCAGATCGCGCGTTCGGCCGGCACCTATGTGCAGGTCGTGGGTCGTGACCGTGGCATGGTGATTGTTCGCCTGAACTCGGGCGAGCAGCGTTACCTGCGTGGCGATTGCATGGGCACCGTTGGCGCCGTGTCGAACCCCGACAACGCCAACCAGAACCTGGCGAAGGCCGGTCGCAACCGCTGGCTGGGCAAGCGCCCGCTGACCCGCGGTGTGGCCAAGAACCCCGTCGACCACCCGCACGGTGGTGGCGAAGGCCGTACTTCGGGTGGTCGTCACCCGGTTACGCCTTGGGGCAAGCCGACCAAGGGTGCTCGCACGCGCCACAACAAGCGGACGGACAATATGATCATCCGCTCGCGCCACGCCAAGAAGAAGAGGTAA
- the rpsQ gene encoding 30S ribosomal protein S17, whose amino-acid sequence MPKRILIGTVVSDKTDKTVVVKVERKVKHPMYGKIIRRSKKYHAHDEDNAVKVGEVVRIEETAPISKLKTWKVIDRVQAGKTAAVEADV is encoded by the coding sequence ATGCCCAAGCGTATTCTGATCGGGACGGTTGTTTCCGACAAGACCGACAAGACCGTGGTCGTGAAGGTCGAGCGTAAGGTGAAGCATCCCATGTACGGGAAGATCATCCGTCGTTCGAAGAAGTATCACGCTCACGACGAAGACAATGCTGTGAAGGTTGGCGAAGTCGTCCGCATCGAGGAGACGGCGCCCATCTCGAAGCTGAAGACCTGGAAGGTGATCGACCGGGTTCAGGCGGGCAAGACGGCGGCTGTCGAAGCCGACGTTTAA
- a CDS encoding 50S ribosomal protein L23 has translation MANGIDTRHYDVIVAPHITEKTTLLSEHNAVVFKVADKATKPEIKAAVEALFDVKVVGVNTLTQKGKTKRWKGKPYKRSDVKKAVVTLAPGQSIDVTSGI, from the coding sequence ATGGCTAACGGTATCGACACGCGTCACTACGACGTGATCGTGGCGCCCCACATCACCGAGAAGACCACGCTGCTCTCCGAGCATAACGCCGTGGTGTTCAAGGTGGCTGACAAGGCGACCAAGCCCGAAATCAAGGCAGCTGTGGAAGCGCTCTTCGACGTCAAGGTCGTTGGCGTGAACACGCTGACCCAGAAGGGCAAGACCAAGCGCTGGAAGGGCAAGCCCTACAAGCGCAGCGACGTCAAGAAGGCGGTCGTGACGCTGGCTCCCGGCCAGTCGATCGACGTCACGAGCGGGATCTAA